Proteins found in one Miscanthus floridulus cultivar M001 chromosome 4, ASM1932011v1, whole genome shotgun sequence genomic segment:
- the LOC136549046 gene encoding uncharacterized protein: MAFPLSAPPSVLPFAPSPAPPAIPHRLLARPSLLSPDPPPPPIPQPLLQPPIPQRLLASRCPFLPSLSQPLGAPLAGARPSGEHAPPGETEAGTRHPRESEAGLLAGARGPSPSSGSGIVQVPAPSSNGGGPRAGERQIRLRCSGSSTGAADPTPTR; the protein is encoded by the coding sequence ATGGCTTTTCCTCTCTCTGCCCCTCCTTCTGTGCTCCCATTCGCTCCCTCCCCGGCGCCGCCTGCCATTCCCCATCGCCTGCTTGCCCGGCCCTCCCTCCTCTCTCcagatccgccgccgcctcctattCCCCAACCCCTGCTCCAGCCTCCCATTCCCCAACGCCTGCTCGCCTCCCGGTGCCCcttcctcccctccctctctcagcCCCTCGGCGCCCCCCTGGCGGGTGCGCGGCCCTCCGGCGAGCACGCGCCCCCCGGCGAGACCGAGGCGGGCACGCGGCACCCCCGCGAGAGCGAGGCGGGTCTCCTAGCGGGCGCGCGGGGCCCGTCCCCCTCCTCCGGCAGTGGCATCGTGCAGGTCCCGGCCCCCTCCTCCAACGGTGGCGGCCCTCGTGCTGGGGAGCGGCAGATCCGGCTCCGGTGCAGCGGATCTAGCACCGGAGCGGCGGATCCGACTCCGACGCGGTAG